The Anopheles coluzzii chromosome 2, AcolN3, whole genome shotgun sequence genome window below encodes:
- the LOC125908404 gene encoding uncharacterized protein LOC125908404: MENGRPSRDGHVEQQQESLNANWIQDIFRQQQDFLHQQQQAFLPQQEQLMTKVFATIKFPQSTGSESVIEALAKDVQEFRYNPDDRVFFAGWNLQFTTPLEFLILDTPSADIPTSPINVSSWNIPDVTLADPTYHIPGKVDVVIGGDTFWELHTGRKQSLGSGLPWLVETQFGWAVAGNTTHSSQQHWVCNMATSDSPLEAILTRFWESETIFDEPTLSLEEDMCERHFISTTTRDPSGRYVVRLPQNPNSNVVLGESKAIADRRLLAVERRLKSNPAMKEEYSNFMSEYERLGHMKQLTEPVDDSCEHYYLPHHAVLKESSTTTKVRVDFDASCKTSSGYSLNDKLLVGPVIQDDLFTIIVRFRSHAVALSADVEKMYRQILHDSRDTEYLRIRYRGNTAEPIQTFQLQTVTYGTSCAPFLATRTLKQIALDHKMQYPRAVDPVLHDFYVDDLLTGTDELADAIEMQRQISEMLKQAGFVLKKWVSNVPEALIGIPSEE, from the exons ATGGAGAACGGCCGGCCATCGCGCGACGGCCatgtcgagcagcagcaagaaagCCTTAATGCCAACTGGATACAGGATATATTTCGACAACAGCAAGATTTCctacaccagcaacagcaggcgTTTTTACCACAGCAAGAGCAGCTCATGACAAAAGTTTTCGCAACTATAAAGTTTCCGCAATCGACAGGATCGGAGAGTGTTATCGAAGCGTTAGCGAAGGACGTGCAAGAGTTCCGCTACAATCCGGATGATCGCGTATTTTTTGCCGGATG GAACCTTCAATTCACCACCCCATTGGAGTTTCTGATCCTGGATACACCCTCGGCGGACATTCCCACCTCACCAATCAACGTGTCTTCGTGGAACATCCCGGATGTAACGCTAGCAGACCCCACGTATCACATCCCAGGCAAGGTCGATGTGGTCATCGGTGGCGATACGTTCTGGGAGCTGCATACCGGACGTAAGCAATCTCTCGGTTCGGGTCTGCCATGGTTGGTAGAAACGCAGTTTGGATGGGCGGTAGCAGGAAATACAACGCATTCGTCTCAACAACATTGGGTGTGTAATATGGCAACGAGCGACAGTCCGTTGGAAGCCATATTGACGCGGTTCTGGGAGAGCGAGACCATCTTCGACGAGCCCACTCTATCTCTGGAGGAAGACATGTGTGAACGTCATTTCATCTCTACTACAACCAGAGACCCATCTGGCAGGTATGTCGTACGTTTACCACAAAATCCTAATTCGAATGTCGTTTTAGGAGAATCGAAAGCAATCGCTGATCGTCGTCTCCTAGCGGTGGAACGGCGGCTCAAGTCTAACCCTGCAATGAAGGAGGAGTATAGTAATTTCATGTCGGAGTATGAGCGCTTAGGGCACATGAAACAACTCACCGAGCCGGTGGACGATTCGTGTGAACACTACTATCTCCCTCATCACGCGGTGCTTAAGGAATCGAGCACAACCACCAAGGTCAGGGTAGACTTTGACGCATCGTGCAAGACATCTTCTGGATACTCCTTGAACGACAAACTCCTGGTTGGGCCGGTGATCCAAGACGATCTGTTCACCATCATCGTTCGTTTCCGGTCTCACGCAGTCGCACTCTCAGCAGACGTTGAGAAAATGTATCGCCAAATTCTCCACGATTCTCGCGACACTGAATACCTGCGCATTCGGTATAGAGGAAACACCGCAGAGCCGATTCAGACGTTTCAACTGCAAACGGTTACATATGGCACGTCTTGCGCACCCTTCCTAGCAACAAGAACGCTAAAGCAGATCGCTCTCGATCACAAGATGCAATACCCCCGAGCAGTGGATCCTGTATTGCACgatttttatgtggatgaCCTGCTAACGGGAACAGACGAGTTGGCAGACGCAATTGAAATGCAAAGGCAGATTTCTGAGATGCTCAAGCAGGCTGGATTCGTGTTGAAGAAGTGGGTGTCGAACGTACCCGAAGCACTAATCGGCATTCCTTCTGAAGAGTGA